In Xiphophorus couchianus chromosome 24, X_couchianus-1.0, whole genome shotgun sequence, a single genomic region encodes these proteins:
- the ccdc14 gene encoding uncharacterized protein ccdc14 isoform X2 encodes MSGKTRDKVVTSGRLTGKVTVSRAPPDGGPPLQPQPDYSLYSTDSEDQVTTLHRGLDKCAALLSGILVADEAASAGLQRTPKKETIKPRSSSFQGKKPGKKFPAKAATPTLLRIVKGGTVKSRGSTSQGKASERKPAIKSADAQRSERRQPAAAHSFTPPAPHSGVKLHPPQKPTQSVQSLSAGCQTSARQSASVPPPLRSSAALRDHRNHSRSASAVCDGREECGPVGGADGAAGCIPRESCCREEMLRSLLEEVRALIPGQAEWLLGCLEQTVCVSDTQNPELCSVKNRHEKVEEPQKGQILLSSEEPSLQQEVISAQSSLQRLQDDLTELRKALQDTQSRLRDTEAEKALIKTELEAARNRLLESEREKIELASVAQLRLKEIKHLRRLLQSHYSSKPMDVQNSLSVTKQYFGQQNRVAASTDRIKEFLISLNQGEPTHTESLRVAAEREENSKGDGSNQREQCVETLPHHQDHHHHHPNLAFSEDVPPCEAASVWSNWSMKSESTFNTRDEAAFRDGLAALDASIANLQKTIQLDLRK; translated from the exons ATGAGTGGAAAAACGCGAGACAAA GTGGTGACATCGGGAAGACTGACAGGAAAAGTTACAGTGAGCCG AGCGCCTCCTGATGGAGGACCTCCACTCCAACCTCAGCCTGACTACTCTCTCTACTCCACAGACTCAGAGGACCAG GTCACCACTCTCCACAGGGGCCTGGACAAGTGTGCTGCCTTGCTCAGTGGCATTCTTGTGGCAGACGAAGCAG CATCAGCAGGTCTTCAGAGAACCCCGAAGAAAGAAACGATTAAACCAAGATCCTCCAGTTTCCAAGGGAAAAAGCCTGGAAAGAAATTCCCAGCGAAGGCAG CCACTCCAACTCTGTTAAGAATTGTAAAGGGTGGCACAGTCAAATCAAGAGGATCCACCTCCCAGGGGAAGGCGAGCGAAAGGAAACCGGCCATAAAATCAGCTG ATGCTCAGAGGTCAGAACGGCGCCAACCAGCAGCCGCCCACAGCTTCACCCCTCCGGCTCCGCACTCCGGAGTGAAGCTTCATCCTCCTCAGAAACCAACCCAGTCTGTTCAGTCTCTGTCTGCGGGCTGTCAGACATCTGCGCGCCAGTCCGCCTCCGTCCCGCCTCCGCTGCGGTCCAGCGCAGCGCTGCGGGACCATCGGAACCATTCCCGCTCTGCGTCTGCAGTGTGCGATGGGAGGGAGGAGTGTGGTCCTGTGGGAGGTGCTGATGGTGCAGCCGGCTGCATCCCGAGGGAGAGCTGCTGCAGGGAGGAGATGCTCCGCTCTCTGCTGGAAGAAGTCCGGGCTCTGATTCCTGGACAAG CAGAGTGGCTGCTTGGCTGTTTGGAGCAGACCGTCTGTGTTTCAGACACTCAGAACCCTGAGCTCTGCAG tgtgaaGAATCGGCATGAGAAGGTGGAGGAGCCACAGAAAGGCCAGATACTACTTTCTTCAGAAG AACCGAgcctccaacaggaagtcatctcTGCCCAGTCCAGCCTTCAGCGACTCCAGGATGACCTCACAGAGCTACGGAAAGCTCTGCAGGACACACAGAGCCGGCTGAGGGACACCGAGGCAGAGAAGGCCCTCATTAAGACAG AGTTGGAGGCGGCTAGAAACCGGCTGCTGGAGAGCGAGCGAGAGAAGATTGAGCTAGCATCAGTCGCTCAGCTAAGACTGAAGGAAATTAAACATCTTAGAAG GCTCCTTCAGAGTCACTACTCATCAAAACCTATGGATGTCCAGAACTCATTGTCCGTCACCAAGCAGTATTTTGGCCAACAAAATCGAGTAGCGGCATCCACTGACCGCATCAAGGAGTTCCTGATCTCCCTTAACCAGGGGGAGCCCACACACACCGAGAGTCTGCGCGTTGCTGCAGAGCGAGAAGAAAACTCGAAAGGCGACGGATCAAATCAAAGAGAGCAATGTGTTGAGACGTTACCTCATCACCaggatcatcatcatcatcaccccAACCTAGCCTTCTCTGAGGACGTCCCGCCGTGCGAGGCGGCGTCTGTGTGGTCCAACTGGAGCATGAAGTCGGAGTCGACCTTTAACACCAGAGATGAGGCGGCGTTCAGAGATGGCCTGGCAGCTCTGGACGCCAGCATAGCCAACCTGCAGAAAACCATTCAGCTGGATCTGAGGAAATGA
- the ddx4 gene encoding putative ATP-dependent RNA helicase DDX4 isoform X1 has product MDEWEEEENKATTFTAASYSSNDAAGRDSWKSEHGEFGRGRGGKGRGRGGFWNSSADGDSRESNEDGERHGFSGRGGRGRGRGFNRMNSDSLSEDGDGAHENGFRGRGRGGRGGRGGFRQDAEQGGRGGFGGGYRGKDEETFNPGEDKGSVKDDPDSDKPRVTYVPPTLPEDEDSIFSHYKSGINFDKYDDILVDISGTNPPRAIMTFDEAALCESLRKNISKSGYVKPTPVQKHGIPIISAGRDLMACAQTGSGKTAAFLLPILQQLMTDGVAASRFSETQEPEAVIVAPTRELINQIYLEARKFAYGTCVRPVVVYGGVSTGHQIREILKGCNVVCGTPGRLLDMIGRGKVGLSKVRYLVLDEADRMLDMGFEPDMRRLVGSPGMPSKENRQTLMFSATYPEDIQRMAGDFLKLDYLFLAVGIVGGACSDVEQKFVQVTKFSKREQLLDILKTTGTERTMVFVETKRQADFIAVFLCQEKVPTTSIHGDREQRERELALTDFRSGKCPVLVATSVAARGLDIPDVQHVVNFDLPKDIDEYVHRIGRTGRCGNVGRAVSFFDPEVDGGLARSLVTVLSKAQQEVPPWLEESAFSSHGAGFNPRKTFGSTDSRKTGSFQESSGKSQAAAQAAADDEEWE; this is encoded by the exons ATGGACGAGTGGGAAGAAGAG gaaaataaaGCAACTACATTTACAGCAGCCAGCTATTCCTCTAATGATG cGGCAGGAAGAGACTCATGGAAAAGTGAACATGGTGAATTTGGACGAG GTCGAGGGGGCAAAGGGAGAGGCAGAGGAGGATTTTGGAACTCCAGCGCAG ACGGAGACAGCAGGGAATCTAACGAAGACGGGGAAAGACATGGTTTCAGTGGGAGAGGAGGTCGAG GGCGTGGCCGAGGATTCAACAGGATGAACTCAGACAGTCTCTCTG AGGATGGTGATGGAGCTCATGAGAATG GGTTCAGAgggcgaggaagaggaggtcggggaggaagaggaggattcAGACAAG ATGCTGagcagggaggaagaggaggcttTGGTGGAG GTTACCGTGGAAAAGACGAAGAGACCTTCAATCCAG GAGAAGACAAAGGTTCAGTCAAGGACGACCCTGATAGTGACA AACCGAGAGTCACATACGTTCCTCCAACGCTCCCTGAAGACGAAGACTCCATCTTCTCCCATTATAAGAGTGGAATCAACTTTGACAAGTACGACGACATCTTGGTGGACATCAGCGGCACCAACCCCCCCAGGGCCATCATG ACCTTTGACGAGGCGGCCCTGTGTGAGTCCCTGAGGAAAAACATCAGTAAGTCTGGCTACGTGAAGCCGACCCCGGTGCAGAAGCATGGCATCCCCATCATCTCTGCAGGCAGAGACCTCATGGCCTGCGCACAGACTGGCTCTGGGAAGACG GCTGCTTTCCTGCTGCCCATCCTGCAGCAGCTCATGACGGACGGCGTGGCGGCCAGTCGCTTCAGTGAGACACAAGAACCCGAAGCCGTCATAGTCGCTCCAACCAGAGAACTCATCAACCAGATCTACCTGGAGGCTAGGAAGTTTGCTTATGG GACGTGTGTCCGACCTGTTGTGGTCTATGGAGGAGTCAGCACTGGACACCAGATCAGGGAAATCCTGAAAGGATGTAACGTGGTGTGTGGAACTCCTGGACGTCTGCTGGACATGATTGGGAGAGGAAAG GTGGGACTGAGTAAGGTGCGGTACCTGGTGCTGGACGAGGCCGACCGGATGTTGGACATGGGCTTTGAGCCAGACATGCGGCGCCTGGTTGGCTCCCCTGGGATGCCGTCCAAGGAGAATCGTCAGACTCTAATGTTTAGCGCCACCTACCCTGAAGACATCCAGAG GATGGCTGGTGACTTCCTAAAGCTGGATTATCTGTTCCTGGCTGTGGGCATTGTGGGCGGAGCCTGCAGCGACGTGGAACAGAAGTTTGTACAAGTCACCAAGTTCTCCAAGAGAGAGCAGCTGCTTGATATCCTCAAAACCACAG GAACGGAGCGTACCATGGTGTTTGTGGAGACCAAGAGACAAGCAGACTTCATCGCTGTGTTCCTGTGCCAGGAGAAAGTTCCAACCACCAGCATCCATGG TGACCGAGAGCAGAGGGAACGGGAGCTGGCTCTGACAGATTTCCGCTCTGGGAAATGTCCTGTTCTGGTGGCCACCTCTGTAGCTGCCCGTGGTCTGGACATTCCAGATGTTCAGCATgtggtgaactttgacctcccAAAGGACATCGACGAATACGTCCATCGTATTGGGAGAACTGGGCGCTGTGGGAACGTTGGGAGAGCCGTGTCATTCTTTGACCCAGAGGTTGACGGGGGGTTGGCCCGCTCCCTAGTGACGGTTCTGTCCAAG GCGCAGCAGGAAGTGCCGCCTTGGTTAGAGGAGTCTGCCTTCAGCAGCCACGGCGCCGGCTTCAACCCCAGGAAAACATTCGGCTCCACGGATTCCAGAAAG ACGGGCTCCTTCCAGGAGAGCAGCGGGAAGAGCCAGGCTGCTGCTCAGGCTGCAGCTGATGACGAGGAATGGGAGTGA
- the ccdc14 gene encoding uncharacterized protein ccdc14 isoform X1, translated as MSGKTRDKVVTSGRLTGKVTVSRAPPDGGPPLQPQPDYSLYSTDSEDQVTTLHRGLDKCAALLSGILVADEAASAGLQRTPKKETIKPRSSSFQGKKPGKKFPAKAATPTLLRIVKGGTVKSRGSTSQGKASERKPAIKSADAQRSERRQPAAAHSFTPPAPHSGVKLHPPQKPTQSVQSLSAGCQTSARQSASVPPPLRSSAALRDHRNHSRSASAVCDGREECGPVGGADGAAGCIPRESCCREEMLRSLLEEVRALIPGQGNVAEWLLGCLEQTVCVSDTQNPELCSVKNRHEKVEEPQKGQILLSSEEPSLQQEVISAQSSLQRLQDDLTELRKALQDTQSRLRDTEAEKALIKTELEAARNRLLESEREKIELASVAQLRLKEIKHLRRLLQSHYSSKPMDVQNSLSVTKQYFGQQNRVAASTDRIKEFLISLNQGEPTHTESLRVAAEREENSKGDGSNQREQCVETLPHHQDHHHHHPNLAFSEDVPPCEAASVWSNWSMKSESTFNTRDEAAFRDGLAALDASIANLQKTIQLDLRK; from the exons ATGAGTGGAAAAACGCGAGACAAA GTGGTGACATCGGGAAGACTGACAGGAAAAGTTACAGTGAGCCG AGCGCCTCCTGATGGAGGACCTCCACTCCAACCTCAGCCTGACTACTCTCTCTACTCCACAGACTCAGAGGACCAG GTCACCACTCTCCACAGGGGCCTGGACAAGTGTGCTGCCTTGCTCAGTGGCATTCTTGTGGCAGACGAAGCAG CATCAGCAGGTCTTCAGAGAACCCCGAAGAAAGAAACGATTAAACCAAGATCCTCCAGTTTCCAAGGGAAAAAGCCTGGAAAGAAATTCCCAGCGAAGGCAG CCACTCCAACTCTGTTAAGAATTGTAAAGGGTGGCACAGTCAAATCAAGAGGATCCACCTCCCAGGGGAAGGCGAGCGAAAGGAAACCGGCCATAAAATCAGCTG ATGCTCAGAGGTCAGAACGGCGCCAACCAGCAGCCGCCCACAGCTTCACCCCTCCGGCTCCGCACTCCGGAGTGAAGCTTCATCCTCCTCAGAAACCAACCCAGTCTGTTCAGTCTCTGTCTGCGGGCTGTCAGACATCTGCGCGCCAGTCCGCCTCCGTCCCGCCTCCGCTGCGGTCCAGCGCAGCGCTGCGGGACCATCGGAACCATTCCCGCTCTGCGTCTGCAGTGTGCGATGGGAGGGAGGAGTGTGGTCCTGTGGGAGGTGCTGATGGTGCAGCCGGCTGCATCCCGAGGGAGAGCTGCTGCAGGGAGGAGATGCTCCGCTCTCTGCTGGAAGAAGTCCGGGCTCTGATTCCTGGACAAG gCAATGTAGCAGAGTGGCTGCTTGGCTGTTTGGAGCAGACCGTCTGTGTTTCAGACACTCAGAACCCTGAGCTCTGCAG tgtgaaGAATCGGCATGAGAAGGTGGAGGAGCCACAGAAAGGCCAGATACTACTTTCTTCAGAAG AACCGAgcctccaacaggaagtcatctcTGCCCAGTCCAGCCTTCAGCGACTCCAGGATGACCTCACAGAGCTACGGAAAGCTCTGCAGGACACACAGAGCCGGCTGAGGGACACCGAGGCAGAGAAGGCCCTCATTAAGACAG AGTTGGAGGCGGCTAGAAACCGGCTGCTGGAGAGCGAGCGAGAGAAGATTGAGCTAGCATCAGTCGCTCAGCTAAGACTGAAGGAAATTAAACATCTTAGAAG GCTCCTTCAGAGTCACTACTCATCAAAACCTATGGATGTCCAGAACTCATTGTCCGTCACCAAGCAGTATTTTGGCCAACAAAATCGAGTAGCGGCATCCACTGACCGCATCAAGGAGTTCCTGATCTCCCTTAACCAGGGGGAGCCCACACACACCGAGAGTCTGCGCGTTGCTGCAGAGCGAGAAGAAAACTCGAAAGGCGACGGATCAAATCAAAGAGAGCAATGTGTTGAGACGTTACCTCATCACCaggatcatcatcatcatcaccccAACCTAGCCTTCTCTGAGGACGTCCCGCCGTGCGAGGCGGCGTCTGTGTGGTCCAACTGGAGCATGAAGTCGGAGTCGACCTTTAACACCAGAGATGAGGCGGCGTTCAGAGATGGCCTGGCAGCTCTGGACGCCAGCATAGCCAACCTGCAGAAAACCATTCAGCTGGATCTGAGGAAATGA
- the ddx4 gene encoding putative ATP-dependent RNA helicase DDX4 isoform X2 — protein MDEWEEEENKATTFTAASYSSNDAAGRDSWKSEHGEFGRGRGGKGRGRGGFWNSSADGDSRESNEDGERHGFSGRGGRGRGRGFNRMNSDSLSEDGDGAHENGFRGRGRGGRGGRGGFRQGYRGKDEETFNPGEDKGSVKDDPDSDKPRVTYVPPTLPEDEDSIFSHYKSGINFDKYDDILVDISGTNPPRAIMTFDEAALCESLRKNISKSGYVKPTPVQKHGIPIISAGRDLMACAQTGSGKTAAFLLPILQQLMTDGVAASRFSETQEPEAVIVAPTRELINQIYLEARKFAYGTCVRPVVVYGGVSTGHQIREILKGCNVVCGTPGRLLDMIGRGKVGLSKVRYLVLDEADRMLDMGFEPDMRRLVGSPGMPSKENRQTLMFSATYPEDIQRMAGDFLKLDYLFLAVGIVGGACSDVEQKFVQVTKFSKREQLLDILKTTGTERTMVFVETKRQADFIAVFLCQEKVPTTSIHGDREQRERELALTDFRSGKCPVLVATSVAARGLDIPDVQHVVNFDLPKDIDEYVHRIGRTGRCGNVGRAVSFFDPEVDGGLARSLVTVLSKAQQEVPPWLEESAFSSHGAGFNPRKTFGSTDSRKTGSFQESSGKSQAAAQAAADDEEWE, from the exons ATGGACGAGTGGGAAGAAGAG gaaaataaaGCAACTACATTTACAGCAGCCAGCTATTCCTCTAATGATG cGGCAGGAAGAGACTCATGGAAAAGTGAACATGGTGAATTTGGACGAG GTCGAGGGGGCAAAGGGAGAGGCAGAGGAGGATTTTGGAACTCCAGCGCAG ACGGAGACAGCAGGGAATCTAACGAAGACGGGGAAAGACATGGTTTCAGTGGGAGAGGAGGTCGAG GGCGTGGCCGAGGATTCAACAGGATGAACTCAGACAGTCTCTCTG AGGATGGTGATGGAGCTCATGAGAATG GGTTCAGAgggcgaggaagaggaggtcggggaggaagaggaggattcAGACAAG GTTACCGTGGAAAAGACGAAGAGACCTTCAATCCAG GAGAAGACAAAGGTTCAGTCAAGGACGACCCTGATAGTGACA AACCGAGAGTCACATACGTTCCTCCAACGCTCCCTGAAGACGAAGACTCCATCTTCTCCCATTATAAGAGTGGAATCAACTTTGACAAGTACGACGACATCTTGGTGGACATCAGCGGCACCAACCCCCCCAGGGCCATCATG ACCTTTGACGAGGCGGCCCTGTGTGAGTCCCTGAGGAAAAACATCAGTAAGTCTGGCTACGTGAAGCCGACCCCGGTGCAGAAGCATGGCATCCCCATCATCTCTGCAGGCAGAGACCTCATGGCCTGCGCACAGACTGGCTCTGGGAAGACG GCTGCTTTCCTGCTGCCCATCCTGCAGCAGCTCATGACGGACGGCGTGGCGGCCAGTCGCTTCAGTGAGACACAAGAACCCGAAGCCGTCATAGTCGCTCCAACCAGAGAACTCATCAACCAGATCTACCTGGAGGCTAGGAAGTTTGCTTATGG GACGTGTGTCCGACCTGTTGTGGTCTATGGAGGAGTCAGCACTGGACACCAGATCAGGGAAATCCTGAAAGGATGTAACGTGGTGTGTGGAACTCCTGGACGTCTGCTGGACATGATTGGGAGAGGAAAG GTGGGACTGAGTAAGGTGCGGTACCTGGTGCTGGACGAGGCCGACCGGATGTTGGACATGGGCTTTGAGCCAGACATGCGGCGCCTGGTTGGCTCCCCTGGGATGCCGTCCAAGGAGAATCGTCAGACTCTAATGTTTAGCGCCACCTACCCTGAAGACATCCAGAG GATGGCTGGTGACTTCCTAAAGCTGGATTATCTGTTCCTGGCTGTGGGCATTGTGGGCGGAGCCTGCAGCGACGTGGAACAGAAGTTTGTACAAGTCACCAAGTTCTCCAAGAGAGAGCAGCTGCTTGATATCCTCAAAACCACAG GAACGGAGCGTACCATGGTGTTTGTGGAGACCAAGAGACAAGCAGACTTCATCGCTGTGTTCCTGTGCCAGGAGAAAGTTCCAACCACCAGCATCCATGG TGACCGAGAGCAGAGGGAACGGGAGCTGGCTCTGACAGATTTCCGCTCTGGGAAATGTCCTGTTCTGGTGGCCACCTCTGTAGCTGCCCGTGGTCTGGACATTCCAGATGTTCAGCATgtggtgaactttgacctcccAAAGGACATCGACGAATACGTCCATCGTATTGGGAGAACTGGGCGCTGTGGGAACGTTGGGAGAGCCGTGTCATTCTTTGACCCAGAGGTTGACGGGGGGTTGGCCCGCTCCCTAGTGACGGTTCTGTCCAAG GCGCAGCAGGAAGTGCCGCCTTGGTTAGAGGAGTCTGCCTTCAGCAGCCACGGCGCCGGCTTCAACCCCAGGAAAACATTCGGCTCCACGGATTCCAGAAAG ACGGGCTCCTTCCAGGAGAGCAGCGGGAAGAGCCAGGCTGCTGCTCAGGCTGCAGCTGATGACGAGGAATGGGAGTGA
- the ddx4 gene encoding putative ATP-dependent RNA helicase DDX4 isoform X4, producing the protein MDEWEEEENKATTFTAASYSSNDAAGRDSWKNGDSRESNEDGERHGFSGRGGRGRGRGFNRMNSDSLSEDGDGAHENGFRGRGRGGRGGRGGFRQDAEQGGRGGFGGGYRGKDEETFNPGEDKGSVKDDPDSDKPRVTYVPPTLPEDEDSIFSHYKSGINFDKYDDILVDISGTNPPRAIMTFDEAALCESLRKNISKSGYVKPTPVQKHGIPIISAGRDLMACAQTGSGKTAAFLLPILQQLMTDGVAASRFSETQEPEAVIVAPTRELINQIYLEARKFAYGTCVRPVVVYGGVSTGHQIREILKGCNVVCGTPGRLLDMIGRGKVGLSKVRYLVLDEADRMLDMGFEPDMRRLVGSPGMPSKENRQTLMFSATYPEDIQRMAGDFLKLDYLFLAVGIVGGACSDVEQKFVQVTKFSKREQLLDILKTTGTERTMVFVETKRQADFIAVFLCQEKVPTTSIHGDREQRERELALTDFRSGKCPVLVATSVAARGLDIPDVQHVVNFDLPKDIDEYVHRIGRTGRCGNVGRAVSFFDPEVDGGLARSLVTVLSKAQQEVPPWLEESAFSSHGAGFNPRKTFGSTDSRKTGSFQESSGKSQAAAQAAADDEEWE; encoded by the exons ATGGACGAGTGGGAAGAAGAG gaaaataaaGCAACTACATTTACAGCAGCCAGCTATTCCTCTAATGATG cGGCAGGAAGAGACTCATGGAAAA ACGGAGACAGCAGGGAATCTAACGAAGACGGGGAAAGACATGGTTTCAGTGGGAGAGGAGGTCGAG GGCGTGGCCGAGGATTCAACAGGATGAACTCAGACAGTCTCTCTG AGGATGGTGATGGAGCTCATGAGAATG GGTTCAGAgggcgaggaagaggaggtcggggaggaagaggaggattcAGACAAG ATGCTGagcagggaggaagaggaggcttTGGTGGAG GTTACCGTGGAAAAGACGAAGAGACCTTCAATCCAG GAGAAGACAAAGGTTCAGTCAAGGACGACCCTGATAGTGACA AACCGAGAGTCACATACGTTCCTCCAACGCTCCCTGAAGACGAAGACTCCATCTTCTCCCATTATAAGAGTGGAATCAACTTTGACAAGTACGACGACATCTTGGTGGACATCAGCGGCACCAACCCCCCCAGGGCCATCATG ACCTTTGACGAGGCGGCCCTGTGTGAGTCCCTGAGGAAAAACATCAGTAAGTCTGGCTACGTGAAGCCGACCCCGGTGCAGAAGCATGGCATCCCCATCATCTCTGCAGGCAGAGACCTCATGGCCTGCGCACAGACTGGCTCTGGGAAGACG GCTGCTTTCCTGCTGCCCATCCTGCAGCAGCTCATGACGGACGGCGTGGCGGCCAGTCGCTTCAGTGAGACACAAGAACCCGAAGCCGTCATAGTCGCTCCAACCAGAGAACTCATCAACCAGATCTACCTGGAGGCTAGGAAGTTTGCTTATGG GACGTGTGTCCGACCTGTTGTGGTCTATGGAGGAGTCAGCACTGGACACCAGATCAGGGAAATCCTGAAAGGATGTAACGTGGTGTGTGGAACTCCTGGACGTCTGCTGGACATGATTGGGAGAGGAAAG GTGGGACTGAGTAAGGTGCGGTACCTGGTGCTGGACGAGGCCGACCGGATGTTGGACATGGGCTTTGAGCCAGACATGCGGCGCCTGGTTGGCTCCCCTGGGATGCCGTCCAAGGAGAATCGTCAGACTCTAATGTTTAGCGCCACCTACCCTGAAGACATCCAGAG GATGGCTGGTGACTTCCTAAAGCTGGATTATCTGTTCCTGGCTGTGGGCATTGTGGGCGGAGCCTGCAGCGACGTGGAACAGAAGTTTGTACAAGTCACCAAGTTCTCCAAGAGAGAGCAGCTGCTTGATATCCTCAAAACCACAG GAACGGAGCGTACCATGGTGTTTGTGGAGACCAAGAGACAAGCAGACTTCATCGCTGTGTTCCTGTGCCAGGAGAAAGTTCCAACCACCAGCATCCATGG TGACCGAGAGCAGAGGGAACGGGAGCTGGCTCTGACAGATTTCCGCTCTGGGAAATGTCCTGTTCTGGTGGCCACCTCTGTAGCTGCCCGTGGTCTGGACATTCCAGATGTTCAGCATgtggtgaactttgacctcccAAAGGACATCGACGAATACGTCCATCGTATTGGGAGAACTGGGCGCTGTGGGAACGTTGGGAGAGCCGTGTCATTCTTTGACCCAGAGGTTGACGGGGGGTTGGCCCGCTCCCTAGTGACGGTTCTGTCCAAG GCGCAGCAGGAAGTGCCGCCTTGGTTAGAGGAGTCTGCCTTCAGCAGCCACGGCGCCGGCTTCAACCCCAGGAAAACATTCGGCTCCACGGATTCCAGAAAG ACGGGCTCCTTCCAGGAGAGCAGCGGGAAGAGCCAGGCTGCTGCTCAGGCTGCAGCTGATGACGAGGAATGGGAGTGA
- the ddx4 gene encoding putative ATP-dependent RNA helicase DDX4 isoform X3, with product MDEWEEEENKATTFTAASYSSNDAAGRDSWKSEHDGDSRESNEDGERHGFSGRGGRGRGRGFNRMNSDSLSEDGDGAHENGFRGRGRGGRGGRGGFRQDAEQGGRGGFGGGYRGKDEETFNPGEDKGSVKDDPDSDKPRVTYVPPTLPEDEDSIFSHYKSGINFDKYDDILVDISGTNPPRAIMTFDEAALCESLRKNISKSGYVKPTPVQKHGIPIISAGRDLMACAQTGSGKTAAFLLPILQQLMTDGVAASRFSETQEPEAVIVAPTRELINQIYLEARKFAYGTCVRPVVVYGGVSTGHQIREILKGCNVVCGTPGRLLDMIGRGKVGLSKVRYLVLDEADRMLDMGFEPDMRRLVGSPGMPSKENRQTLMFSATYPEDIQRMAGDFLKLDYLFLAVGIVGGACSDVEQKFVQVTKFSKREQLLDILKTTGTERTMVFVETKRQADFIAVFLCQEKVPTTSIHGDREQRERELALTDFRSGKCPVLVATSVAARGLDIPDVQHVVNFDLPKDIDEYVHRIGRTGRCGNVGRAVSFFDPEVDGGLARSLVTVLSKAQQEVPPWLEESAFSSHGAGFNPRKTFGSTDSRKTGSFQESSGKSQAAAQAAADDEEWE from the exons ATGGACGAGTGGGAAGAAGAG gaaaataaaGCAACTACATTTACAGCAGCCAGCTATTCCTCTAATGATG cGGCAGGAAGAGACTCATGGAAAAGTGAACATG ACGGAGACAGCAGGGAATCTAACGAAGACGGGGAAAGACATGGTTTCAGTGGGAGAGGAGGTCGAG GGCGTGGCCGAGGATTCAACAGGATGAACTCAGACAGTCTCTCTG AGGATGGTGATGGAGCTCATGAGAATG GGTTCAGAgggcgaggaagaggaggtcggggaggaagaggaggattcAGACAAG ATGCTGagcagggaggaagaggaggcttTGGTGGAG GTTACCGTGGAAAAGACGAAGAGACCTTCAATCCAG GAGAAGACAAAGGTTCAGTCAAGGACGACCCTGATAGTGACA AACCGAGAGTCACATACGTTCCTCCAACGCTCCCTGAAGACGAAGACTCCATCTTCTCCCATTATAAGAGTGGAATCAACTTTGACAAGTACGACGACATCTTGGTGGACATCAGCGGCACCAACCCCCCCAGGGCCATCATG ACCTTTGACGAGGCGGCCCTGTGTGAGTCCCTGAGGAAAAACATCAGTAAGTCTGGCTACGTGAAGCCGACCCCGGTGCAGAAGCATGGCATCCCCATCATCTCTGCAGGCAGAGACCTCATGGCCTGCGCACAGACTGGCTCTGGGAAGACG GCTGCTTTCCTGCTGCCCATCCTGCAGCAGCTCATGACGGACGGCGTGGCGGCCAGTCGCTTCAGTGAGACACAAGAACCCGAAGCCGTCATAGTCGCTCCAACCAGAGAACTCATCAACCAGATCTACCTGGAGGCTAGGAAGTTTGCTTATGG GACGTGTGTCCGACCTGTTGTGGTCTATGGAGGAGTCAGCACTGGACACCAGATCAGGGAAATCCTGAAAGGATGTAACGTGGTGTGTGGAACTCCTGGACGTCTGCTGGACATGATTGGGAGAGGAAAG GTGGGACTGAGTAAGGTGCGGTACCTGGTGCTGGACGAGGCCGACCGGATGTTGGACATGGGCTTTGAGCCAGACATGCGGCGCCTGGTTGGCTCCCCTGGGATGCCGTCCAAGGAGAATCGTCAGACTCTAATGTTTAGCGCCACCTACCCTGAAGACATCCAGAG GATGGCTGGTGACTTCCTAAAGCTGGATTATCTGTTCCTGGCTGTGGGCATTGTGGGCGGAGCCTGCAGCGACGTGGAACAGAAGTTTGTACAAGTCACCAAGTTCTCCAAGAGAGAGCAGCTGCTTGATATCCTCAAAACCACAG GAACGGAGCGTACCATGGTGTTTGTGGAGACCAAGAGACAAGCAGACTTCATCGCTGTGTTCCTGTGCCAGGAGAAAGTTCCAACCACCAGCATCCATGG TGACCGAGAGCAGAGGGAACGGGAGCTGGCTCTGACAGATTTCCGCTCTGGGAAATGTCCTGTTCTGGTGGCCACCTCTGTAGCTGCCCGTGGTCTGGACATTCCAGATGTTCAGCATgtggtgaactttgacctcccAAAGGACATCGACGAATACGTCCATCGTATTGGGAGAACTGGGCGCTGTGGGAACGTTGGGAGAGCCGTGTCATTCTTTGACCCAGAGGTTGACGGGGGGTTGGCCCGCTCCCTAGTGACGGTTCTGTCCAAG GCGCAGCAGGAAGTGCCGCCTTGGTTAGAGGAGTCTGCCTTCAGCAGCCACGGCGCCGGCTTCAACCCCAGGAAAACATTCGGCTCCACGGATTCCAGAAAG ACGGGCTCCTTCCAGGAGAGCAGCGGGAAGAGCCAGGCTGCTGCTCAGGCTGCAGCTGATGACGAGGAATGGGAGTGA